The Candida dubliniensis CD36 chromosome 5, complete sequence genome has a window encoding:
- a CDS encoding Cold Sensitive for Fermentation protein 1 homologue, putative (Similar to S. cerevisiae CSF1;~In S. cerevisiae: protein required for fermentation at low temperature; the authentic, non-tagged protein is detected in highly purified mitochondria in high-throughput studies): MAFESSYISVASESTIKLSSWIYWADWILTLILSLGFVFYFHRLLGFVVSFVFKIVLWRQYRINVNIRSFKVSPLGGRLFMKNLTISTSDMTISIINLTFTWRYWIFKLNRLSNFYFEIDNETPEISQKRNDKSPSRFLLVIEGLEVFIYNRTVAYDNIMDMLQKNNDVSSSEEKTDQESSLYSDDIKNGNLRFRNKKRTSNTSSSDEGSNNDQTAKDSSSLFFLLQVLPIAVKIKRGAIVIGNVSTPSILVASYKAASGTIDVAKSPNILDPYRLLYDCVFNNFQLWMRPNIGYEKYRYGLEAHQEYSQPTRNDTQKLTYMKKYRTWFKYQRATEKLRKLYYKVFRQEEPENMGYEPNFNWRGLKRYIGDNQDDSEVFAFLNSDVQYAKYSLILDSVTTRLIYFYDNPGIQPQQTNLKTQMPPESGIEVEISNGTIHYGPWTDRERVPIQNMLFPPVARDSSPTRGFLKPGSQREYGGFKVTVIVKDEVIIRIPTREPSKDKELIKSNAANNGPTKNSRPFGWLEVKLSEGSNVSTFTSYVAKEDGWPNIMKVIFNSPEIRSSVNHDVLFMADSHEIDAKIGFPLQWNGKCTWEFDQVSLNPQIFFLREHTMLFSDLFTDFGSGDPQPYEYFRLFIYNIKWKLLNYKFYLNVNDLNIVNNPLDFEKNKYLSLQGEELDCDINLPLNGLLTKSTTVSFNITTPHFDLVLDTPPWHTVNAFWKESNVVGRSNHFSVDGLYKFFSGIEVNTSDYVEIRCMGDEVSLKFYGFVIRYLFTVRENYFGDNIHFKTFEEYTNQESQDQESRDGTSSQEPNYWKLIKTENDMDVFFTFQVRSGLVMLPYHTYSCQSHIGLNFDMLDIDIRFCNYYMDMQVDFSPISAVFVEDYYSVQDPLLSVNEYVERYFNRRADMHVDGFSVHTHRMFGVPPEELTFYCKWDFCAGDWLVDSTPMFMRAVAGGISNFGVGFMDSENALDVAFPPAFDAANFTFKCPNFTFRLRPDSSSCLEIQLVDFLLSYNDMSNNRYSNKLVVSIPTICLKVFKNDVIAAFLNTSLIFTNICQKRDMLGHRETQQLHVRNSDAPFHRSPFILLEEYRDDFYESSKGCLFTPVSLPNASIPLTELTFNMSKKLNIDIDTSSISSDSEYAFTNRMPPTNDYLDEDFTPSYKVDPDTEYDSFIVELGDVEAFVSPKCIEIIVSTLQAMEDYSADTIMDQLNVSTIKFLGSLINSIKTVKNCRVVNHDLSIKFGEFLLADTKELTQKAKKHPTITLQISDLSLALSEKASKTVNEGNITSNEEISLALHIKDILISVAQPFVFNAAVIFTIQEVEYWMELTPDDFVASGNVETISLNIDDTQTTWLVDGITKTIETIEEMNSILKKHTRKINASACLVHALTLASIEYYVDYDPDVLTKPAYILRAKKEHIRFFDSWKVIARLRHILQSLPADWLHEVNGILRDKRYILPQDSLDEVTEIFSKWRAWEANQEERSRLLNRIFSGDTANSDKRQMHLQFLFGNISLKLVSSNQTDYIVLQQFSTTLDLDTTKDRKPVDVVVGLGAYQSSITVLLLDKLKLLQSIKENKKSNDMEQKEEEVQGELKNVLQDIDLSISIYIEAFRQQISLLTLVLELQGNNMASISTIKEEMKSISNSFTLKNAVCNLWGSSNPVYSQAMENISWVVARTSAFDKDLYKVDLELDKVDIHMANKNDKILTVLQSILEADVPYVEKLLSESESKSTSTLNISDLLGYISLKLSIQEFNWRIDILSPVVLEGNSIGCTVSACMIDDNFIFDADFLKGKFNMNIDEHNVIEIENSKFVNVVEVGIWENLILFSVQSSMGYAKLLSPNLISAIGLSDITLPKLEKKIHDFKSLLANNKSVKHNETDAPEREFAFKVQFSNDYMGVSSFVNKTKLLFEVESFALGVYNVNQVESEDPIRSQQLVPIYGSISVPAVRISILDRKIPIGLSNMLDVNFGIRLLSVDSLGVLQTLQFESQYCRICLSEPIVFKLIKISDEILKALPKPTTQETQQKPKESIAETENGDLEKFIFSRISTVQFLSYNFCVGWLFNDSSKDYPGIIMGAERFFAATEFKLGKFTLMEAYFSVANGNRSSNFYSTSSEKSNLNRAFLPNLQLSFFIDNNRKGKNLSLSMHGDELDVKFLSTSVAIIEKAVNSASNVQSYLDKRSKPFYQDIERESSTSHKESLFTSSFDAIEFITTFAGSNVLIHRLDNHDDSESPASLYLHAPAIKTAIKYLNKKNQGKNKLMGEILTTSSDNTLYSKCMPVVMDIINGTKGLLGKSKKVSSNDLLVEEQPQSSDFITTILDDTDIHFGVRIENQSLSLSCEPTAKVAAIVGLEGIFIQLNSSDFRTSGFNVSMMVDSVSVSLQHIYSRDISASAGIKNILLTNTFEFSEVTRLFLSGSISDADAYINVKQYQDVDLFKDIWFPKEYFESYSGQAYPEEDQEESPIDDTFEELALAKNRNISSRFREVSTTYAFPWIVAFVISNVNVRVDFGQSLGNFNLRIENFWAVSKKSVDWSQDLKTGVNEVSLSSIGRLGGILSIKNINLHTAISWKLDSEITLDVPLILVSGGVEELHLKMSFDHHVIAIANFEEFSMDIYNKKSEVSIAKDHLFMTTTFKTAEIYITSLTASNFLDIQNTISRMIQENQRSYKETLRDSSKGKSLEEKKRRRYSQNAILETVKKLETRIHVSAGKVLMHIYPSSMDNSKVLVIKLDQSRAKFQQNEYSSGISNELDLKFNDLKVSLSSVSPVSEEFVNEASVSELTQHAHKASGGTIFVFPSFRISMRTFQKYNSNLIEYMFQSTFNGTVDIRWNLGSINFIREMYTIHSKSLESRMEYRKKMQPFDEGAGAIAKAILEHQITEEDTTQKIDDAIKETIEKVEKSSKFKYSALAPPIIEEPQLKELGNATPPLEWFGLHREKLPHVTHQLAIVSLQKLIHEIELEYSKMLGKA; the protein is encoded by the coding sequence ATGGCGTTTGAGTCGCTGTATATATCGGTGGCATCCGAGTCTACGATCAAGCTATCATCTTGGATATACTGGGCTGATTGGATATTAACGCTAATCTTATCACTTGGATTTGTATTTTATTTCCACAGACTACTTGGGTTTGTTGTCTCCTTTGTATTTAAAATAGTTCTATGGAGACAGTATAGAATAAATGTCAACATACGGTCATTCAAAGTGTCACCACTTGGTGGTCGACTATTTATGAAAAACCTAACGATCCTGACTTCAGATATGACAATATCGATAATAAACTTAACGTTCACATGGAGATATTGgatattcaaattaaacagactatcaaatttttattttgaaatagATAACGAGACACCAGAAATATCccagaaaagaaatgaCAAACTGCCTTCCAGATTCCTCTTGGTCATCGAGGGTTTAGAGGTATTTATATACAATAGGACAGTTGCATACGACAACATAATGGATATGTTGCAGAAGAATAATGATGTTTCTAGCAGTGAAGAAAAAACGGACCAAGAGTCTAGTTTGTATTCAGACGATATCAAGAATGGCAATTTGAGATTCAGAAATAAGAAAAGGACAAGCAATACATCATCTTCAGATGAAGGCCTGAATAATGACCAAACTGCTAAAGATAGTCTGTCGTTATTTTTTCTATTGCAAGTGCTTCCTATTGCCGTCAAGATAAAAAGAGGAGCTATTGTAATTGGCAATGTGAGTACGCCTTCTATTTTAGTGGCGTCCTACAAAGCTGCATCTGGTACGATAGATGTCGCTAAATCCCCCAATATTTTGGACCCATATAGACTACTATACGATTGCGTatttaacaattttcaGCTTTGGATGAGACCAAATATCGGGTATGAGAAATATAGATATGGCTTGGAAGCACACCAAGAATACTCACAACCTACAAGAAACGATACCCAAAAACTAACCTACATGAAGAAATACAGAACTTGGTTCAAGTATCAAAGAGCAACCGAAAAATTACGGAAACTTTACTACAAGGTTTTTAGACAAGAAGAACCGGAAAACATGGGATATGAACCAAATTTCAACTGGCGAGGATTGAAAAGATATATTGGCGATAATCAAGATGACTCTGAAGTGTTTGCATTCTTAAACTCAGATGTACAATATGCCAAGTATAGTCTTATTTTGGACTCAGTAACGACTAGGTTAATTTATTTCTATGATAATCCCGGCATACAGCCACAGCAAACTAACTTGAAAACACAAATGCCACCTGAATCTGGAATTGAGGTTGAAATTTCCAATGGGACAATTCATTACGGACCTTGGACAGATAGAGAAAGAGTTCCTATACAAAATATGTTATTTCCTCCAGTGGCAAGAGACTCAAGTCCAACCCGTGGTTTTTTGAAACCAGGGTCGCAAAGAGAGTACGGTGGATTTAAAGTAACCGTTATTGTCAAAGATGAAGTGATTATAAGGATCCCGACAAGAGAGCCAAGTAAAGACAAGGAACTCATAAAACTGAATGCTGCAAACAATGGTCCAACCAAGAATTCACGTCCATTTGGATGGCTAGAAGTCAAACTAAGTGAAGGGTCAAATGTAAGTACCTTCACCTCATACGTTGCCAAGGAAGATGGGTGGCCAAACATAATGAAAGTCATTTTTAATCTGCCGGAAATTCGATCATCTGTAAATCACGATGTATTATTTATGGCTGATTCTCATGAAATAGACGCCAAGATAGGGTTCCCCTTGCAATGGAATGGCAAATGTACTTGGGAATTTGATCAAGTCAGTTTAAATCCtcagattttttttttaagagAACATACAATGTTATTTTCCGACTTGTTTACTGATTTTGGACTGGGCGACCCACAGCCATACGAATATTTCCGTCTATTTATTTACAACATAAAGTGGAAATTGCttaattataaattctACCTAAATGtgaatgatttaaatattgtCAATAACCCATTAGACTTTGAGAAAAACAAGTACTTATCTTTACAAGGAGAAGAGCTTGATTGTGATATCAATTTGCCACTAAATGGGCTTTTGACAAAATCAACCACTGTGCTGTTCAATATCACAACCCCTCATTTTGATCTTGTGCTTGATACTCCACCATGGCACACTGTAAATGCATTTTGGAAAGAGTCAAATGTGGTTGGAAGGAGTAATCATTTTAGTGTTGATGGGTTGTACAAGTTCTTCAGTGGTATTGAAGTTAATACATCTGACTATGTTGAAATTAGATGCATGGGAGATGAAGTGTCTCTAAAGTTTTATGGATTTGTTATAAGGTATCTATTCACCGTCAGGGAGAACTATTTTGGTGACAATATACATTTTAAAACGTTTGAAGAATATACCAACCAAGAGTCGCAGGATCAAGAAAGTAGGGATGGCACCTCCTCACAGGAACCCAATTATTGGAAACTAATCAAAACTGAAAATGATATGGACGTGTTTTTCACATTTCAAGTTAGAAGTGGTTTAGTTATGTTACCATATCATACCTATAGTTGTCAATCTCATATTGGGTTAAACTTTGACATGCTAGATATAGATATACGATTTTGCAACTACTACATGGACATGCAAGTTGACTTTAGTCCAATTTCGGCTGTTTTTGTCGAAGATTATTACAGTGTTCAAGATCCATTATTGAGTGTAAATGAATACGTGGAGCGTTATTTTAACAGAAGGGCTGACATGCATGTTGATGGTTTTAGTGTTCACACGCACAGAATGTTTGGGGTTCCACCCGAGGAACTAACTTTCTATTGTAAATGGGATTTTTGTGCTGGTGATTGGCTAGTTGATAGCACTCCAATGTTCATGAGAGCAGTTGCTGGTGGTATTTCTAATTTTGGTGTTGGCTTTATGGATCTGGAGAATGCTTTGGATGTGGCTTTTCCTCCTGCTTTTGATGCAGCTAATTTCACTTTCAAGTGTCCCAATTTCACGTTTCGATTGAGGCCAGATTCATCATCATGTTTAGAAATCCAGCTAGtagattttttattatccTACAATGACATGAGCAACAATAGATACTCCAACAAGCTTGTTGTGTCCATACCAACAATTTGTCTAAAAGTATTTAAAAATGACGTGATTGCTGCTTTTCTCAATACATCATTGATTTTTACCAACATTTGTCAGAAAAGAGACATGTTGGGCCATAGAGAAACACAGCAACTTCATGTGCGAAACAGTGATGCTCCATTTCATCGATCACCATTTATTCTTTTGGAAGAGTATAGGGATGATTTTTATGAAAGCTCCAAAGGTTGTTTATTTACTCCAGTATCATTACCGAATGCTTCGATCCCATTAACGGAATTGACTTTTAACATGtcaaagaaattgaatattgaCATTGATACAAGCAGCATATCTAGTGACTCGGAATACGCATTTACCAATAGGATGCCACCCACAAATGACTATTTAGATGAGGATTTTACACCATCGTACAAAGTAGATCCTGACACAGAATATGACagttttattgttgaattggGAGATGTAGAGGCGTTTGTTTCTCCCAAATGCATTGAAATTATCGTCAGCACGTTGCAAGCAATGGAAGATTACTCGGCGGATACTATTATGGATCAGCTCAATGTGAGCACAATCAAGTTTTTAGGAAGTCTCATAAACTCCATTAAAACAGTGAAGAATTGCAGAGTTGTGAATCACGATTTGTCAATAAAGTTTGGAGAGTTTCTACTCGCTGATACTAAAGAACTCACtcaaaaagcaaaaaaacaTCCAACCATTACCTTACAGATTTCCGATCTATCGTTGGCGTTATCAGAAAAGGCCAGTAAAACAGTCAATGAAGGAAATATCACGAGcaatgaagaaatttcaCTTGCATTGCATATAAAAGACATTCTTATATCAGTAGCACAACCATTTGTTTTCAATGCTGCTGTGATATTTACGATACAAGAAGTTGAGTACTGGATGGAATTGACACCAGATGATTTTGTAGCATCTGGAAATGTCGAGACAATTAGTTTGAACATTGACGACACGCAAACCACTTGGTTGGTTGATGGTATTACAAAGACCATTGAAACCATTGAAGAGATGAACTCGATATTAAAAAAACATACTCGTAAAATAAATGCAAGTGCCTGTTTAGTGCATGCTTTGACGTTAGCATCAATTGAATACTATGTTGACTACGATCCCGATGTTTTGACAAAACCCGCATATATTTTACGAGCTAAGAAGGAACATATTAGATTTTTCGATAGTTGGAAAGTCATTGCTCGTCTTCGACACATTTTACAGAGTCTTCCTGCTGATTGGCTCCACGAAGTCAACGGTATTTTGCGGGATAAACGCTATATTTTACCACAAGATTCATTGGATGAAGTTACTgagattttttcaaaatggaGAGCATGGGAGGCAAACCAAGAGGAGCGACTGAGATTGCTAAACCGTATTTTTTCAGGAGATACTGCAAATTCGGATAAAAGACAAATGCATTTGCAATTCCTTTTTGGAAACATATCATTGAAATTGGTATCGTCGAATCAAACCGATTATATTGTTTTACAGCAATTTTCTACTACTTTGGATTTAGACACCACAAAAGATCGGAAACCCGTTGATGTTGTAGTGGGACTCGGTGCATATCAGAGTAGTATCACGGTGCTATTGTTGGATAAACTCAAATTACTACAACTGATCAAAGAGAATAAGAAGAGTAATGATATGGAAcaaaaggaagaagaagtacAGGGTGAACTAAAAAATGTTTTGCAAGATATTGACTTGAGTATTTCCATTTACATTGAAGCATTCAGACAACAGATACTGCTTTTAACCTTGGTTTTAGAGCTACAAGGCAATAACATGGCATCGATATCTACCATAAAGGAAGAGATGAAAAgtatttccaattcttttactTTGAAAAACGCAGTTTGTAATTTATGGGGTTCATCTAACCCTGTTTATTCACAAGCAATGGAGAATATTAGTTGGGTTGTCGCCAGAACCAGTGCTTTTGATAAGGATTTGTACAAAGTTGACCTTGAACTTGACAAAGTTGACATACACATGGCAAacaaaaatgataaaattctTACAGTTTTGCAATCAATATTGGAAGCAGATGTTCCGTATGTGGAGAAATTGTTATCAGAATCAGAATCAAAGTCTACATCGACTTTAAATATATCAGACTTATTGGGATATATCTCTTTGAAATTGAGTATTCAAGAGTTTAATTGGAGAATTGACATTTTGAGCCCAGTTGTATTGGAAGGCAATTCCATTGGCTGCACTGTAAGTGCGTGTATGATTGAcgataattttattttcgATGCAGATTTCTTAAAAGGAAAGTTTAATATGAACATTGACGAACATAATGTCATAGAAATAGagaattcaaaatttgttaatgTGGTAGAGGTTGGAATTTGGgagaatttgattttgttttcgGTACAGTCCTCTATGGGATACGCAAAATTATTGTCaccaaatttaatttcagCAATTGGATTATCAGATATTACTTTGCCTAAGTTGGAAAAGAAGATTCACGATTTCAAATCTCTTTTGGCTAATAATAAACTGGTGAAACATAATGAAACTGACGCGCCAGAGAGAGAATTTGCTTTTAAAGTACAATTTTCCAACGACTATATGGGTGTATCGAGCTTTGttaacaaaacaaaactttTATTTGAAGTTGAATCCTTCGCGTTAGGTGTCTACAATGTTAACCAAGTTGAAAGTGAAGATCCTATACGCCTGCAGCAACTAGTTCCAATTTACGGTTCTATATCTGTCCCTGCAGTTCgtatttcaattcttgacAGGAAAATACCTATTGGTTTGTCAAATATGCTTGATGTCAATTTTGGTATAAGGCTTTTGAGTGTTGATAGTCTCGGAGTCCTTCAAACGTTACAATTTGAATCACAGTACTGCAGAATATGTTTATCAGAGCCAATcgttttcaaattgataaagattagtgatgaaattttgaaagcTTTGccaaaaccaacaacacAAGAGACGCAgcaaaaaccaaaagaaTCCATTGCAGAAACAGAGAATGGTGATCTAGAgaagtttattttttcaagaatttcAACAGTTCAGTTTCTTTCTTATAACTTCTGTGTTGGATGGCTATTTAATGACTCTTCCAAAGACTACCCGGGCATAATAATGGGGGCTGAAAGATTTTTTGCAGCTACCGAATTCAAATTAGGGAAATTTACATTAATGGAAGCGTATTTTTCTGTTGCTAACGGCAATCGGTCTTCAAACTTTTACAGTACACTGTCAGAGAAATCGAATTTGAACAGAGCGTTTTTGCCGAATTTGCAACTTAGTTtctttattgataataatcgCAAGGGAAAGAACTTGAGCTTATCAATGCATGGCGATGAACTTGATGTTAAGTTTCTTTCCACATCTGTtgcaattattgaaaaagcaGTTAACCTGGCTTCAAATGTGCAGTCATATTTGGACAAAAGACTGAAACCGTTTTATCAGGATATTGAAAGGGAGTCTTCAACTTCACATAAGGAGTCGTTGTTCACCAGTAGTTTTGATGCAATAGAATTTATAACGACTTTTGCAGGTTCAAATGTGTTGATACATCGACTAGACAATCACGACGATTCCGAGTCACCAGCATCACTTTATTTGCATGCACCAGCTATCAAAACGgcaataaaatatttaaataagaaaaatcaaGGTAAAAATAAGTTGATGGGTGAAATTTTGACTACTTCTTCAGATAACACATTGTATTCGAAATGCATGCCAGTAGTAATGGATATAATAAATGGCACAAAAGGATTATTGGGAAAATCCAAGAAGGTTAGTAGCAATGACTTACTCGTCGAAGAACAGCCTCAAAGTTCTGATTTTATTACTACAATTCTAGACGATACGGATATACATTTTGGGGTTAGAATTGAAAACCAGTCATTATCGCTCAGTTGTGAACCAACTGCAAAGGTAGCTGCTATAGTTGGTCTTGAAGGGATCTTTATTCAGTTGAATAGTAGCGATTTCCGAACCTCTGGGTTTAATGTTTCTATGATGGTAGATTCTGTTTCCGTTTCATTGCAACACATATATTCTAGAGATATTAGTGCATCTGCTGGGATCaagaatattttattaacaaATACCTTTGAATTCAGTGAAGTAACTAGGCTCTTTTTATCTGGATCCATAAGTGATGCTGATGCTTATATTAATGTGAAACAATACCAAGATgttgatttgtttaaaGATATTTGGTTTCCCAAGGAATACTTTGAAAGTTATTCAGGTCAGGCCTATCCAGAAGAGGACCAAGAGGAGTCACCCATTGATGATACATTTGAGGAGTTGGCGTTGGccaaaaatagaaatatttCTTCAAGATTTAGGGAAGTTTCAACCACATATGCCTTTCCTTGGATTGTTGCATTTGTTATTTCAAACGTTAATGTCAGAGTAGATTTTGGACAATCACTCGGTAATTTTAACTTGCGTATCGAGAACTTTTGGGCAGTTTCTAAGAAGTCAGTTGATTGGTCacaagatttgaaaacagGTGTCAACGAGGTATCATTGTCCTCGATTGGTAGATTGGGAGGTATTCTTTCTATCAAGAATATTAATTTACACACCGCTATTAGTTGGAAACTTGATCTGGAAATTACATTAGATGTACCCTTAATTTTAGTATCTGGCGGTGTTGAGGAATTGCATTTGAAAATGTCATTTGACCATCATGTAATTGCAATTGCcaattttgaagaattttccatggatatatataataagaAGAGTGAAGTATCAATTGCAAAAGATCATTTGTTTATGACAACTACGTTCAAAACAGCAGagatatatataacatCTTTGACTGCTTCCAATTTCTTGGATATTCAGAATACTATATCAAGAATGATACAAGAAAATCAGCGATCATATAAAGAAACGCTTAGGGACTCATCAAAGGGGAAATCGcttgaagaaaagaaaagaagaaggtaCTCGCAGAATGCTATTTTAGAAACAGTGAAAAAACTAGAGACGAGAATTCATGTGTCAGCAGGAAAAGTATTGATGCATATCTACCCATCTTCGATGGATAACAGCAAAGTATTGGTGATAAAACTTGACCAGTCTAGAGCcaaatttcaacaaaatgaatattCCAGTGGTATCTCCAACGAGTTGgatttgaaattcaatgatttgaagGTTTCGTTATCGTCGGTTTCGCCAGTGCTGGAAGAATTTGTTAATGAGGCGTCTGTTTCAGAACTCACACAACATGCCCACAAGGCCAGTGGAGGaacaatatttgttttcCCTTCCTTTAGGATTTCAATGCGtacatttcaaaaatacaattccaatttaattgaatacATGTTCCAATCTACTTTTAATGGAACAGTTGACATAAGGTGGAATTTGGGATCAATTAACTTTATTCGAGAAATGTACACTATACATTCCAAATCGTTAGAATCAAGAATGGAatatagaaagaaaatgcAGCCATTTGATGAAGGTGCTGGGGCAATTGCTAAAGCAATATTGGAACACCAGATAACCGAGGAAGATACAACTCAAAAAATTGACGATGCAATAAAGGAAACGATcgaaaaagttgaaaagtCTTCAAAATTCAAGTATTCTGCTTTGGCTCCACCGATAATTGAGGAACCTCAATTGAAAGAGCTTGGAAATGCCACTCCGCCGTTGGAATGGTTTGGATTGCACAGAGAAAAGCTACCACACGTAACACACCAATTGGCTATTGTTAGTTTACAAAAGCTAATacatgaaattgaattggagTACTCCAAAATGTTAGGCAAAGCataa
- a CDS encoding DnaJ-like chaperone, putative (Similar to S. cerevisiae XDJ1;~In S. cerevisiae: involved in regulation of the HSP90 and HSP70 functions; involved in protein translocation across membranes; member of the DnaJ family) — translation MLETDLYDVLEIDRSATNAEIKKAYRKLALKYHPDKVAEEEREYSETKFKEISFAYEILIDEVKRNEYDRYGTTDGLNGMPDFEFAGNPFDQFYGAGAGAHFNEYGGDDFYNFFNNMNGGGGPRHHSSRANRTEDANIEVDLTLEDLYKGKVIKTTSTRNIICTQCKGLGVKSSSVVSKQCSTCKGEGQVRKIKRVGPGMVAQTYVDCSTCQGIGRIYRSKDKCKLCHGARVIEETKILEFEIPKGSPAHGVIYKNGESDQFPGKVTGDVILEYKCKPHKVFTRKDDDLYMKVKIPLVDSICGFSKLVAVHLDGRGIKISTPKGKVIRPGEYLKLSGEGMPKSTPKKSWFNSADSSRGDLYLKVEIEFPPDNWYIEKNDLAKIRNLLPTKHAREEKEIDVPDPSIELFTDFSIIDSNQLPKYSQDRKHNEQGYEQSCAQQ, via the coding sequence ATGCTAGAAACCGATCTATATGATGTTCTTGAAATAGATAGATCAGCCACCAATGCGGAGATTAAAAAAGCATACAGAAAACTAGCTTTAAAATATCATCCCGATAAAGTGGCCGAAGAAGAACGAGAATACTCTGAAACAAAATTCAAAGAAATATCGTTTGCATACgaaatattaattgatgaggTAAAGAGAAATGAATATGATAGATATGGTACTACCGATGGATTAAATGGAATGCCCGATTTTGAATTCGCTGGAAACCCTTTTGATCAATTCTACGGTGCAGGTGCAGGTGCCCATTTTAATGAATATGGTGGTGATGacttttataattttttcaataacatGAATGGTGGCGGGGGTCCTCGTCACCACCTGTCAAGAGCAAACAGAACCGAGGATGCAAATATAGAAGTTGACTTAACTTTAGAGGATTTATACAAAGGCAAAGTTATCAAAACCACTTCGACtagaaatattatttgcACTCAATGTAAAGGATTAGGTgtcaaatcatcatcagttGTCTCAAAACAATGCTCCACTTGTAAGGGAGAAGGACAAGtcagaaaaataaaacgaGTTGGACCCGGCATGGTTGCACAAACCTATGTTGATTGTTCTACATGTCAAGGAATTGGCAGGATATATCGATCGAAAGATAAGTGTAAATTATGTCATGGGGCACGAGTCATAGAGGAAACGAAAATATTGGAGTTTGAGATCCCCAAAGGTTCACCTGCTCATGGGGTCATATACAAGAATGGTGAATCGGACCAATTTCCAGGAAAAGTTACTGGTGATGTTATATTGGAATACAAATGTAAACCACATAAGGTGTTTACCAGaaaagatgatgatttgtACATGAAAGTCAAAATACCCTTGGTAGACTCTATATGTGGGTTTTCCAAGCTTGTAGCAGTTCACTTGGACGGAAGAGgaataaaaatatcaacCCCAAAAGGAAAGGTGATCAGACCAGGTGAATATTTAAAGTTATCTGGCGAAGGGATGCCTAAAAGCACACCCAAAAAATCATGGTTCAATTCTGCCGATTCCTCCAGAGGAGATTTATACTTGAAAGTCGAGATTGAATTTCCGCCTGATAACTGGtatattgaaaagaatGATTTGGCCAAAATCAGAAATCTTCTTCCAACTAAGCATGCTcgtgaagaaaaagagattGATGTTCCAGATCCAAGTATCGAGTTATTCACTGACTTTTCCATAATAGATTCCAATCAGTTACCCAAGTACAGTCAGGATAGAAAGCACAACGAACAGGGATACGAGCAATCGTGTGCCCAACAATAA
- a CDS encoding actin-depolymerizing factor, putative (Similar to S. cerevisiae COF1;~In S. cerevisiae: promotes actin filament depolarization in a pH-dependent manner; binds both actin monomers and filaments and severs filaments;~spliced gene), with protein sequence MSRSGVAVADESLTAFNDLKLGRKYKFVIYTLNDEKTQIVVEQTSTEQDYDAFLEKLPENECRYAVYDFEYDIGGGEGKRSKIVFFTWSPDTAPVRAKMVYASSKDSLRRALNGVAADVQGTDFSEVAYDAVHEKVSRGTH encoded by the exons atg TCAAGATCTGG tGTTGCCGTTGCTGACGAATCGTTAACTGcattcaatgatttgaaattgggCAGAAAGTACAAATTTGTTATCTACACcttaaatgatgaaaaaacCCAAATTGTCGTTGAGCAAACCTCAACTGAACAAGACTATGATGCATTCTTAGAAAAATTGCCAGAAAATGAATGTAGATATGCCGtttatgattttgaatatgacattggtggtggtgaagGTAAAAGATCAAAAATTGTCTTTTTCACTTGGTCCCCAGACACCGCACCAGTCAGAGCAAAGATGGTGTACGCTTCATCCAAGGATTCTTTAAGAAGAGCATTGAATGGTGTTGCTGCTGATGTTCAAGGTACTGACTTTTCTGAAGTTGCTTATGATGCTGTTCATGAAAAGGTTAGTAGAGGCACCCATTAG